GGTTTCAGCGCCATAGCAGGCTAGAAGAAACCGTGATCGACCATGGCAATGACCAGGCCGCTCACGGCCGAGACGCCGGCGATGATCCAGAACCGCATGACCACTTTGGGTTCGGTCCAGCCGATGGCCTCGAAATGATGATGGATGGGAGTGGAGAGAAAGACTTTCTTGTGGCGGATCTTCTTCGAGATCATCTGGATGATGACGGAGACGGACTCGACCACGAAGACCAGGCCGATGACCGGCAGGAGCAGCGCTGAATTCGTGAGCATGGCCACGACGCCGAGCGTGATACCGAGCGCCATGGCGCCGGTGTCGCCCATGAAGAAGCGCGCCGGATTGATATTGAACCATAGGAAAGCCAGCAGGCCGCCGGCGATGACGCCGCAAAAAGTGGCGAGATCGGTCTTGCCCTGCAGGAAAGCGATGGCGCCGAAAGCCGCGTAACTCGAAAGCAGCACGCCGCCGGCCAGGCCGTCGAGGCCGTCGGTCTCATTGACCGAGAACGACGTGGCCACGAGCACCAGGATGAAGAACGGGATGTACCACCAGCCGATGTTGAAGTCGCCGACGAACGGCACGCGCAGCAGATCCCACTCCAGCTTGTAATAGAACCACCAGGCGCCAACGGCGGCGATGGCGGTGTAGAGCAGCAGCCGATGCCGCATCCGGAGTCCGCCGCCGTGCGGCCCGATGCGCCGGACGTTATAATAATCGTCCACGAGCCCGACGAGCGCCGAAGCCAGGAGCGCGCCGACCGGCAGCAGCGTCTGTTCGCGCGAGAAGAAATCCAGCCGCGCCAGCATCGGCGAACCGGTGAGCTGCGCGCCGAAATGGAAGACCAGCATGACCGCGCACGTGGTCGCCCAGATCAGGATGCCGCCCATGGTCGGCGTCCCCCGCTTGGCCTCGTGCAACTTGGCGAAAATGGGAGCCGAACCGTCGTCACGGATCTGCTTGCCCAGTTTGTATCTGTATAAAAAATGGGTCAGAAGCGGCGTCCAGAGCACGGCGACGATGAATGACAACGAAGACAGCAGGAAGACCTTGATGACGCTGAAAAGTAGCATAGGGGCGAACAACCGAAGCGGATCAACCGTTGATCCTGATGACTAAAAACGACGCGGCCGCGAGCATGGCTTCGATGGCGAGCGTGGCCGTCCAGATCAAGTGGCCATACAGACGGTGCTTCTTGGCCAGTATACCCGAGAACAGAGCGTTGCTGAAGAAAACCATGACGCCCAGGCCCGGAAAGATGAAAATCTTCCACCACTCCGCCACCCAGTCAACGCCGAGCTCGGCGGTGTAATGCAGGCGCAGGAAATCCAGCTGGCCGAAACGCGGCAGCAAAAAAACGAGGACCAGGACGAAATTGACGGCCAGCAAAATACCCGCGGCCGCGGTTAACGCCAAACCGCTCCGGCCATTGATTCCGAACGCCACGCCGAGGTTGTTTGTATCGTTCCGAGGCATAAGTTAAGCAGCCCAAGAGTATCATCGCCTGAAAGACCAGACAAGGGCGACAGTCTGCGCGGGAGGAGCCAAAACATCGCCCTCTTAAATATGTATACAGCCAGACCATCGATATGGTAAAATATCCATATCCCTATGCTTAATAATGAGTTATTAAAGAAGATCTTGCGGGAGACCGGGACTTTCGACGCCCGGGGCCTCGCCGACCTTCTTTCCGAAGCGAAAACAGCCGATCCCGACATGCCGTTCGAAACCTTCCTGCTGAAGGTCAAAAAGATGCCGGAAGAGATGCTTTACCGCATCGCCGCGCAATATTACAAACTGCCGTTCATCAACCTGCGCGACATTCCCATCCGGCAGGACATCCTTTTCCTGATCCCCGAACCGATCGCCATCTCCCACAAGATCGTCGCTTTCGAAAAGACCGCCGACGAACTGCGCGTCGCCACGCTCGAACCGACCGACCTGCAGACTTTCGAATTCCTGCGCCGCAAAGCCAATCTGCGGATCAAAGTCTATTTCACCACGCCCTCGTCCATCGACGAGTCGATGAAACAGTACCGCCAGAGCCTCAGCGCCGAACTCGGCGCGCTCACCCAGGTCCCGAAAAAGGAAGGCGAGGGATCGTCGGTGGAAGAAGAGAAAGAACTTTCCAAACTCGCCGAAGACATCCCGATCGTGCGCGTCGTCGATTCCATCCTCGAACATGCGATCCTCGAAGGCGCTTCCGACATCCACATCGAACCGACCGAAACCGAGGTCGTGGTCCGCTTCCGCGTCGACGGCGTGCTCCGGCCGGTCATGACCTTCCCGCGGCTCGTCGCCTCCGGCATCGTGGCCCGCATCAAGATCCTCTCGAACCTGAAACTCGACGAACACCGCCTGCCGCAGGACGGTCGCTTCAAGATCGAAGGCAAGAGCTACAAGTTCTCGATGCGCGTCTCGATCCTGCCGGTCATCGACGGCGAGAAGATCGTCATGCGCCTCCTGGCCGAGACCGCGACCGCGCTCACGCTCGACCAGCTCGGCTTCCAACCCAAGGCCAAAGCGATCGTCGCGCGCAACATCAAGAAGCCGCACGGCATCATCTTCGTCACCGGCCCGACCGGTTCGGGCAAATCCACGACGCTCTACTCGATCCTGGGCATCCTCAACACGCCGAAGGTCAACATCTCCACCATCGAAGACCCGGTCGAGTACCGCATGGCCGGCGTGAACCAGAGCCAGGTCAACCCGCGCATCGGCTTCACTTTCGCCGGCGGCCTGCGCGCTCTCCTGCGCCAGGACCCGAACGTCATCATGGTCGGCGAGGTCCGCGACGAAGAGACCGCCAGCATCGCCGTCCAGGCCGCCATGACCGGCCACCTCGTGCTCGGCACCCTCCACACGAATGACGCCGCCACCGCTCTCCCCCGTCTCATCGACATGCACGTCCCGGCCTTTCTCATCGGCTTCACCGCCAACATGATCGTCGGCCAACGGCTCGTCCGCAAGATCTGTCCCGGCTGCGTCCGCTCCTACAAGATGCCGCCCCACGCCATCGAGCAGCTGCGCGAGCAGATCAAGATCGACTCCATCTGGAAAACGCTGCAGCGCGAAGAGGTCATCGGCAAAGACCAGAAGATCGAAGACACGACATTCTGGCGCGGTTCGGGTTGCGCCCAGTGCGGCCACGAGGGCTATAAAGGACGCCTCGGCATCTACGAGGTTCTCGAGGTCACCACAGACATCGCCAAACTCATCGGCGCCTCGGCGAGCGCCGACGAGATCCTGACCGCGGCCGTCAAAGGCGGCATGATCAGCATGATCGAGGACGGTTTCATGAAGGCGGTCAAAGCCATGACCACGATCGAGGAAATCCTCCGCGTAACCAAAGACTAGTGTGCCAAGCCTCTCCGAACGAGTGGACCAGTTCCTGCTCAAGCACCAATCCATCCCGCTGACCCAGAAGGTGTTCTTCACCGAAAACTTGCGGGTCATGATCAAGGCCGGCCTGTCCATGACCGAATCCCTGAACACGCTGGCGCTCCAGGCCGAATCCAAATTCTTCCAGAAGATCATTCGCCTCATCAAAGACGAAGTGGAGGGCGGCAAACTGATGTCCGCGGGGTTGGCGAAATTCCCCGGCGTCTTCCCGCCGGTCTTCGTCAGCATGATCCAGATCGGCGAGGTCTCCGGCACGCTCGACGAAGTGCTGAACGAACTCACCATGCAGATGAAGAAGGATTATAACCTACGCTCCAAGGTCAAGGGCGCTATGACCTACCCGATCGTCATCCTCGTCGCCATGTCGGGCATCACCGGCGGCCTCCTGGTCTTCGTGCTACCGAAACTCATCGGCATCTTCAAGGAATTCGGCGACGTCCAGCTCCCGCTCGCCACGCGCATCCTCATCTGGATCAGCGATTTCACGCAGGT
This window of the Patescibacteria group bacterium genome carries:
- the mraY gene encoding phospho-N-acetylmuramoyl-pentapeptide-transferase; this encodes MLLFSVIKVFLLSSLSFIVAVLWTPLLTHFLYRYKLGKQIRDDGSAPIFAKLHEAKRGTPTMGGILIWATTCAVMLVFHFGAQLTGSPMLARLDFFSREQTLLPVGALLASALVGLVDDYYNVRRIGPHGGGLRMRHRLLLYTAIAAVGAWWFYYKLEWDLLRVPFVGDFNIGWWYIPFFILVLVATSFSVNETDGLDGLAGGVLLSSYAAFGAIAFLQGKTDLATFCGVIAGGLLAFLWFNINPARFFMGDTGAMALGITLGVVAMLTNSALLLPVIGLVFVVESVSVIIQMISKKIRHKKVFLSTPIHHHFEAIGWTEPKVVMRFWIIAGVSAVSGLVIAMVDHGFF
- a CDS encoding GspE/PulE family protein; protein product: MLNNELLKKILRETGTFDARGLADLLSEAKTADPDMPFETFLLKVKKMPEEMLYRIAAQYYKLPFINLRDIPIRQDILFLIPEPIAISHKIVAFEKTADELRVATLEPTDLQTFEFLRRKANLRIKVYFTTPSSIDESMKQYRQSLSAELGALTQVPKKEGEGSSVEEEKELSKLAEDIPIVRVVDSILEHAILEGASDIHIEPTETEVVVRFRVDGVLRPVMTFPRLVASGIVARIKILSNLKLDEHRLPQDGRFKIEGKSYKFSMRVSILPVIDGEKIVMRLLAETATALTLDQLGFQPKAKAIVARNIKKPHGIIFVTGPTGSGKSTTLYSILGILNTPKVNISTIEDPVEYRMAGVNQSQVNPRIGFTFAGGLRALLRQDPNVIMVGEVRDEETASIAVQAAMTGHLVLGTLHTNDAATALPRLIDMHVPAFLIGFTANMIVGQRLVRKICPGCVRSYKMPPHAIEQLREQIKIDSIWKTLQREEVIGKDQKIEDTTFWRGSGCAQCGHEGYKGRLGIYEVLEVTTDIAKLIGASASADEILTAAVKGGMISMIEDGFMKAVKAMTTIEEILRVTKD